A segment of the Candidatus Omnitrophota bacterium genome:
CCGGCACGCAAAACCAGCTCAGCTTCCTGCCCGAGCGCCATTCCGACTTTATCTTTTCCGTCATCGGGGAGGAATGGGGTTTGGTGGGCTGCCTGACGGTGGTGGCACTCTTTTGGCTGCTGGTGGCACGGATGCTTCGGATCGCCCGCTGGACGCCGGAGCCCCAGGGCCGACTGATGGTCGCTGGGGTGGTCTGCTGGATCGCCTATCAAGCGGTGGTGAATATGGGGATGGTGATGGGGCTCCTGCCGGTGGTGGGGGTGCCGCTGCCGTTCATCAGCTATGGCGGCTCCTCGATGGTGAGCCTGTGGATCGCGCTGGGCGCCGTGCAGAGCGTGGCGAAAGGTGCATAAGATGCCAATGCCACCAGGTGCAAAAGGCACTTCTTCCCAAATCGATTTGATGTGTTCGCATCGGATGTGGTATGTTCTTCTCTGGAGCCACAACGACAACATCCATGCGACACGACCGCGCTGCCACATACGCCCATCGCGTCATTGCCTCGCTGAATCGTGAGCAGGTGGATTTTCTCGATAAGCTCGGGAAAGACGCGCAATTTTCTTCCGGGTTAAAACTCTCGCGCACCCAGATTCTCGCCGCGATGGTCAACGCCATGAAGCGGCTGCACTTAACCGGCGAAGGCATTACGAACGCCGAGCAGTTCGAGCAGCGGATTGTCGATGCCATGATGCACCACTGGAAATAAGGAGACGAAAGGATGGCCGTATCGGCGAAACCGACGATGGAAAGTTTGCTGCGGTTCGTGGTGGAGCAGGGGGCCACGGATCTGCACCTCTCCGCGAATCTCCCGCCGCATCTGCGGCTCGATGACCGGCTGGTCCCCATGGATTATTCGCCCCTGACGGGCGATGACGTGCGGGAGCTGGCCTACAGCCTGCTCTCGCCGGATAAGATCGAGCGCTTCGAGCGATGGAAGGAGCTCGATTTTGCGTTTTCCATCGAGGGACTGGCCCGGTTCCGCGCCAACTACTTCATTCAGCAAGGCTATGTCGGGGTGGCCATCCGCATGCTGCCGTTTCGCATCATGACGTTTTCGGAGCTGGGACTGCCGGTCAAGGTCTTGACCGATTTCGTGACGAAGCCGAAGGGGCTGATTCTGATCACGGGGGCGACCGGCTCCGGCAAGACCACGACCCTGGCCGCCATGGTCGACTACCTCAATACCAACAACGACTACCACATCGTGACGATCGAAGACCCGATCGAGTACACCCATATGAGCAAGCGATCCATCATCGACCAGCGCGAGGTGGGCAACGATACCCAGTCCTTCGCCCAGGGGCTCAAGCACGTGCTGCGCCAAGATCCCGACATCATTCTCATCGGTGAAATGCGCGATCTGGAAACGATTGAAACGGCCTTGATTGTCGCTGAAACCGGGCACTTGGTGCTGGCCACGCTGCACACCTCCGACGCGGTGCAGACGGTCAACCGTATCGTCGACGTCTTCCCGGCGCATCAGCAAAACCAGGTGCGTGTCCAGCTCTCCTTGGAGCTCTTGGGCGTCATCTCCCAGCAGCTGATTCCAAAAGCCAGCGGGCGGGGGCGGGTGCTGGCCGGCGAAGTCCTTGTCGTGAATCATGCGGTGCGGTCGTTGATCCGCGAGCAGAAAATCCACCAGATCTATTCGGTGATTCAGACCGGCCAGAAGGAAGGCATGCGCACGATGAACCAATCGCTCTACGAGCTGTACATGAACCGGGTGATCAGCTTGGATGACGCGATGGGACGCTCCACGGATCCCGACGATCTCATGCGGCTCGTGAACCGATAAGGTTGAGATTCTCATGGCGAAGCGGGTGATCACGAAACGGATCGGCGAAGTCCTGGTCGAGCGGGGGCTGATTAACCGCAAGGACCTCGAGAAGGCGCTCGCCCACCAGAAAGAGCACGGCGGGCTGATGGGCCAAGTGCTCATCCAGCTGGGATTCGTGACCGAGGATGAAGTGGCTTTGGCGCTGACCGCGCAATACGGGTTTCCCTATCTGCCGCTGGCGAACTACGAAATCGACTCGGAGCTGACCGCCCTCGTCCCCGAGCAGATCGCCAGGCAATATTGCCTCATCCCGATCGACCGCATCGGCAACGCCTTGACGCTGGCGATGGCCGATCCGTCCAATCTTCAAGCCATCGAAGAAATCGAGCTGCTGACGAAATGCGTCGTGCAGACGTTTGTGAGCACTCCCTCGGAGATCGGCAAGGCCATCGAGAAATGCTACCGCCCCGCGACTCGGCCGGCGGCGGCCAAGGCTCCGTCGGCAGCGGCCAAAGCTCCGCCAGCGCCGGCCCCATCAGCGCCCGCGGCTCCATCAACGTCTCCGCCGAGCGAACCGAAACGATGACCACGACGAGCCTGAAGGAACGCGTCATCAACGTCTTGCTCGCGCGGCAGCTCGTCAAGCAAGAGCAGCTCGATGAAGCCTTCGCCCACCAGCGGGACCACGGCGGCAGCCTGCAGAAAATCTTGGTGGAGCGCGGCTTGGTCAACGAGGGCGACTTTATCGCCGCGGTCAGCCAAGGGTTAGGGATCCCCCCCATCAGCCTCGCTCGGCTGAAGCTTGACCCGATGCTTCGGGGCCTCATTTCCCGCGAGATGGCGGTCCAATACCAGCTCGTGCCGGTCTCCTGCATCGGGCAGACCTTGACCATCGCCATGGCCGATCCGCTCAACATTTTCGCCCTGGACACCATCTCAACGCTCACCGGGCTGTCCATTAATCCGCTGCTCACCAACGCCAAGGAAATTCAGGATGCGATCGACCAGTACTACGGTGTTGGGGTGGAGGAAACGCTTCGCGACATGGTCCAAAAGGCGGAGAGCACCGCGGAAACCGCGCGGTCCGCCGATGACGCGGATCCGGAGCGGCTGCTGCGCCAAACGCAGGATGCCCCGGTCGTGACGTTCACCAACGCCATCATCACGAAAGCCGTCCGCATGCACGCCTCGGATCTGTTGATCGAGCCGCGCGAGTCGACGGTGCGCGTCCGCTACCGGGTCGATGGCGTCCTGCAAGATGGGGAGGCTCCCCCGAAGAATCTGCACGCGGCGATCGTCTCGCGCATCAAGGTGATGTCCGAGCTGAACATCGCGGAGCGCCGGCTGCCGCAGGACGGGCACTTTAATTTCCGGGTCGATGAGCGCCTCATCGATTTCCGCGTCTCGATTCTCCCCACCAACTTCGGCGGCAACGTGTGCTTGAGGATCCTGGACAAAGGGGAAGTCAAGCTCAACATCGACACGCTGGGTTTTTCCGCGCGGGATCTTGAGCGGCTCAAAGAGTGCGCGCAGCATCCGCACGGGCTGCTGCTCTCCACCGGGCCGACCGGCTCCGGAAAAACCACGACCCTCTACTCCTTGCTCAAAATGATCGACTCGCCGAGCCGGAATCTGGTGACGGTCGAGGATCCGGTTGAATTCGAGCTGGATGGCGTCAACCAGGTCAACGTGAAAACCGACATCGGGCTCACCTTCGCCAGAGCTCTTCGGTCGATTCTGCGGCAGGATCCGGATGTGATCATGATCGGCGAGATCCGCGACGCCGAGGCGGCGGACATGGCGATCAAATCCGCGCTCACCGGGCATCTCGTGCTGAGCACGCTGCATACCAACAGCGCTGCCGGCTCGGTGGTGCGCCTGACCAACATGGGCATGGAGCCGTTTCTCATCAATTCCTGTTTGATGGTGGTCGTGGGGCAGCGCCTGGTGCGGCGGGTGTGCCAGAAATGCGCCCAGACCTACCAGCCGCCCAAGGGCCTGGCGGCGCGGCTGGGGTTGGTGGACGAGCAAGGCGAGCCGCTGTCCTTGGCGCGAGGCAAGGGGTGCAAGGCCTGTTTCGATTCGGGCTACGCGGGCCGCGAGGTGATCGCGGAAACGATGGTCATGAGCCCGGAGATCCGCGCCTTAGTCATGAAACGAGCGCCGGAACGGGAAATCGAAACGGTGGCGCGCAGCCAGGGCATGAACACGCTGCGCGAGCAGGGCCTGGCGAAGGTGGTGGCGCACCTGACGACGTTGGATGAAATTTTCCGGACAACCCTCGGCGAGGTGGTCGGAGATTAAATGATTAGTTTCAAGCAGCGCATCACCGAGATTCTCATCGAGCAGAAGCTGGCCACGCCGGAGCAGATTGAATCGATTGTGAATGATGCCGTGCAGACCAAAAAGAGCTTTGCGCGCCTGCTGATCGATCGTGGTGTGGTCAATGAATCAAAGCTCACCGAGCTGCTCTCCAAAGAGCTCGGCCTGCCCATGATTTCCCTCGCGAAATACCGCATCGATCCGAACGTGGCCAAGAGCATCCCTGAGCGGATGGCGCGCCAGTATCGCCTGATCGCGCTGTCGAAATTCGGCAATCGGATGGTCGTCGCCATGGCCGACCCCATGAATATTTTTGCGATCGATGACCTCAAGGTCCTGACCCAGGTGGCCATCGATCCGGTCCTCTCGCCGGAGACCGACATCCTCCGAGCCATCGAGCAAATCTACGCCAGCCCCACCTCGCTCTCCGAGACGCCCGAGGGGGAGACGCAGGATGTGGCGGTGACGAAGGACGACAACATTGACACCGCGGTCGCCCTCCTCCTGAATGAAGCGGGGGCGGTGGATGAGGCGCCCGTGGTGAAAGTCATCAACCTGATGGTGATGGAAGCCATGCGCCGGCATGCCTCCGATATCCATCTGGAGCCGATGAAGAATCTGCTGCGCGTCCGCTATCGCATTGACGGGCATCTGATGGAGATCCACCGGCTGCCCCGCGCGGTCCAAAGCCCGATCCTCACGCGGCTGAAAATCATGTCAGGGTTGGACATCACGGAGTGGCGGCTGCCGCAAGACGGCCGGTTCAAGGTCCGCGTGGATGACAAAGAGGTGGATTTCCGCGTCTCCGTGCTGCCGATCACCAACGGCGGGAAAGTGGTGCTGCGGCTGCTGGATAAGGCGAACCTCTCCATGGGGCTGGACTATCTCGGATTCACGCCCGCATCGATTGAGCAATTCAAGATGGCGATCAAGCGGCCCTACGGGATGATCCTGGTGACCGGGCCGACCGGCTCGGGGAAATCCACCACGCTCTATTCGGTGCTGAACGTCTTGGCCAGCAAGACGAAGAACCTCATCACGATTGAGGATCCGGTCGAATATCAAATTGAGGGCGTGACCCAGATGCAGGTCAACACAGACATCGGCCTGACCTTCGCCGGCGGCTTGCGGACCATCCTGCGGCAAAGCCCTGATGTGGTGATGATCGGAGAAATCCGCGACTTTGAGACCGCGGATATCGCCATGAAAGCCAGCCTCACCGGCCAGCTCGTGCTCTCGACCCTGCACACCAACGACGCGCCCTCGGCCGTGACGCGCCTCATCGACATGGGCGTCGAGCCGTTTCTGGTGGCCTCCAGTGTGAGCCTCATTCAAGCGCAGCGGCTCGTGCGGAAGCTGTGCACCAAGTGCCGCGAGCGGGTGGATCCGCCGGCCGAGCTGCTGGAGCGGCTGAAAATTGCGCCGTCACCGGAGGCGACATTTTACCGGGCGAAAGGCTGCCGGTTGTGCCGCGATACCGGCTACCGGGGGCGGATGGGCATCGTGGAGGTCTTCCCGGTGGATGAGCGGGTGCGGGAGCTGATCGTCGCCCGCGCGCAATCGTGGCAAATCAAAGAGCATGCCGTGAAAGAGCTGAAGATGGTTCCGTTGCGGCAGGACGGGTTTCACAAAGCGGAGCAGGGCCTCACGACCTTGGAAGAGGTCGTGGCCGTCACGACCGAGGAATAATCACTGTAATCATCTACGGAGCGAAGCGACGAACATGGCGACGTTTGCGTATGTCGTGAAAGACAAAGCCGGCAAGACACATAACGGGACCTCAGACGCCAAGTCCCGCGCCGCCCTCATCGAGCAGCTCTGGAAGCGCGAATTCGTCATTCTCTCCATCCGCGAGCGCTCCAGCGGCGGCTCCTTGGTCAAGGCCGGCTCCGGCAAGGTCGGCACGGATCAAATTGTGGTGTTTTCGCGCCAGCTCGCCACGATGGTGGACAGCGGCATTCCGATTTCGCAAGCCTTGGATGTGCTCGCCGACCAGATGGACAATCGCGTCTTCGGGCAAACACTGAAGAAAATCCAGGATGACATCGAGGCCGGGGCGAGCCTTTCCGAGGCCATCGGACGGCACCCGAAGATTTTCTCCGACTTTTTCGTCAATATGGTGCGGGCAGGCGAGTCCTCAGGGCGGCTCGATGAAATCCTTGACCGGGTCGCCAGCTACGTCGAGAAAGTCAGCGCGCTCCAGAAGAAAGTCTCCAGCAGCCTCTTTTACCCGGCCTTCGTCACCATCCTGGCATTCGGTATTACCACGTTCCTCCTCATCTACATCGTGCCGAAGTTTCGCGATATCTTCGTTTCCCTGGGAGGCAAGCTGCCCTTGCCGACCATGCTCCTCTTAGGGCTCAGCGAGTTTATGGCGCGCTACGTGATTTATGAAGCGATCCTCCTCGTGATGGCGGTTATCGGCTTGAAGGTTTGGCTGGGCACCCCGGCGGGCCGGTGGTGGTTCGACCGCACGATCTTGAAAGTCCCGATCATCGGCAAGCTCATGCAGAAAGTGGTGATTGCCCGGTTTTCCCGCACCTTAGCGACCTTGATCAAATCCGGCGTGCCCATCCTTGGGTCGCTGGAAATCGTCGCCAAGACCTCCGGCAACAAAGTCGTTGAGCAGGCCGTGATGACCGCCCGCTCCAGCATCAAGGAGGGGGAAAATATCGCCGATCCGCTGGGGCAGAGCAAAGTCTTTCCGCCGATGGTCACCCGCATGATCGCCGTCGGCGAGAAGACCGGCGAGCTGGAGAAGATGCTGGTCAAAATCGCCGACTTTTATGAGAGCGAAGTCGACGCGGCCATCACCGGGCTCACCAGCCTGATTGAGCCTGCGGTGATCTCATTTTTGGGCCTCGTGATCGGCGGCATCGTCGTCGCCCTCTTCATGCCCATCTTCCAAATCTCCACTCTTATCCATTAGCGCAGCTCGCCGCAGCGGCACACCACGCCTGCCGATCGCCGCGGATCGATGTGCGATCTGCGCTTGACTCGGCGACCCCCCTATAGTAACATTGTAATAGATATCGTTTCGAAATTATAACCACTATAGTGAATATAATGAACAAAAATGAGCTGATCGCGATCCTCAATGACTGGAACTTCTGGCGCAGGGAGCTGGAGACCGGCGTTCCTCGACACCAGTATCTGGCGAGTGTTAAGCGGTTCCTTGACACGAATCAGGTGCTCACGATTACCGGGCCCCGACGCGCGGGAAAGTCCTTCCTCATGCGACAGGCGGCTTGGGCCTTGACCAAAGACGGCGTGCGCACGGAGAACATCCTGATCGCGAATTTTGAGGATCCGCGGTTTCCGGAGCTGACGATCAAACTCCTTGAGCAGCTGTATGAAACCTATCTCGAATTTCTCACGCCCAAAGGTCCGGTCTATCTCTTCCTGGATGAAGTGCAAGAGATTGACGGGTGGGAGCGATGGGTCCGATACATGCACGAACTCAAGAAAGCCAAGCTCGTGGTTTCGGGCTCCAACGCCAAGCTCTTAAGCCGCGAGCTGGGCACGCTATTAACCGGCCGGCACCTCGATGTGACCGTGTTCCCCTTATCCTTCACAGAGTTCCTGGCGTTTAACGGCGTGGCCGTCAACGATCGGCTGGATCTCTTGAACAAGCGAGTGGAAATCCAGGGGCTGTTGCGCAAGTATCTGGAGTTCGGCGCCTTTCCCGAGGTGAGCTTGTCGCAACAGAAGCAGGCGATCTTGCTGAGCTACTTCGAGGACTTGGTCACGAAAGATCTATTGCGGCGCTTCAAGGTCCGCAAGCCGCAGGAACTGAAGGCGCTGATCAAGCACTACCTGAGCCATGTGGCCACGTTGACCACCTTTCATTCGCTGGCGAAATTCTTGAAACTCTCTCCGGGGACGGTGGAGAAGTTCTCCAGCTACCTGGAGCAGGTGTATCTCGTCTTCTTTGTGAAGCGCTTCTCCTTCAAAGTGCGGGAGCAGGAGAAGAATCCCCGCAAAGTCTACGCCATTGACACCGGCCTGAGCAACACGGTTGGCTTCCGATTTTCCGAGAATATCGGACGGCTCGCCGAAAATGTGGTCTTCTTGCACTTGAAGCGTCAGCAGGTCCTTCACCCGGACGCTGAGCTGTATTACTGGAAAGACCTCCATCACCGAGAGGTGGATTTCGTGATCAAGGAAGGCACCAAGGTCAAGCAACTGATTCAGGTTTGCTGGCATGTGGAAGATGCCCGGACCAAGGACCGAGAGCTGCGCAGCCTCGTCAAAGCGATGGAGGAGCTCAAGGTGAGCCGTTCGCTCGTCATCACCGAGGAGCATGAGGCTGAGGAGCAGTTTAAAGGCCGACGGATTGCCTTCACCCCATTATGGAAATGGTTGCTCGGATGAGATGATATCAGCCTTGATCCGCTGGCGTGCAGCTCGCGGTTTGACGATGCAGCTGTGGACGTTAATTGACACGTTGCGTCGCAACGTTGACAAGCATGTGTGGCCATGTTACGCTTTTCCTATGAAGAAAAGCGAATCGATTGAGCAAATCCGTCGGCGGTTTCGACGCGAGTGGCTGCTGGTGGGGGTGGATCGATTGGATCCTCACACGCAGGTGCCACTGCGCGGGCGCTTGCTCGCGCACTCCCCGCACCGTAATGAGATGTACGACCGGTGGACAGACGTGAAGGAGCTCAGCGTCGTCCTGTATTCGGAGAAGACCCTCCCCCAGGGATACGCGGTCGCGTTCCGTGCCTGAGTATCCTCTCCTTTTCGAAGCTGGACTTCTCATCATCTATGTGCGCCTGACGGGCCCACAAGGGAGTCGTCTTGTCCGCGTTGCCGTGGATACGGGAGCGACCACCACCATGGTGCCCCCGAAGGCCGCATTGGCGATCGGGGTTAACCCGGCCCAATCAACCCAATTTCGGGAAACACTCACGGCTAGCGGCAAGGAGCTGATCCCACTCATCATTATCCCTGAGCTACGGATTTTTGAACGCAGCTTTCACCGTGTCACCCTCGCCTGCCACGAGCTGCCCGGCGAAAGCCCCATCGATGGCCTACTCGGCCTCGACTTGCTTATCCCGCTTCAGGCCGTCATTGATCTGCGTCGGAAATGCCTCTCCGTGTTATAATCTTCGCCATTCACTCATCGGCGGCATCGTCGTCGCCCTCTTCACCCCACCCCCTGTCGCAGTCGCCAATGGCGACGCCTTGGCGTTGCCGAGGCCGCCGCTGCGCGGCGGAGCAACAGGGGGCGGGGTCATGCCCATCTTCCAAATCTCCACCCTCATCCACTAACGACGAGATACTTCAACAGGCCGCTGTGGCAGTTGAACGCGGAATCGTCTATAATAACTCCTGGTCGTCCTCAGTCATTATCCATCCTTCAGTAGGATGCGTGCATGTGGAATCATCGCCATGTGTTAGTGACAGGAGGCGCTTCCTTTATTGGATCGCATCTTGTCGATGCCCTGGTGGCCAAGGGTGCCCGGGTGCGGGTGGTCGACAACCTTTCCAGCGGCAAGCTGGAGAACCTGCGTTCGCATCTTGAGCAAGAAACCATTGAGTTCCGCCAGGGCGATTTGCTCGCTCCCGATATAGCCCAAGCGGCGGTGCAGGGGATCAGCATCGTCTTTCACCTCGCGGCGGATCATGGGGGGCGGGGCTACGTCGATCTCCATCAAGTCGCCTGTTCCACCAACCTCCTCTTAGATAGCCAACTCTTTCGAATGGCCTGCGAAGCCGGCGTCGAAAAGGTCGTCTTTGCCTCCTCAGGCTGCGTCTATCCAAACCACCTCCAAATGGACCCGCGGCAGGAGCTGTATCTGACCGAGGAGATGGTGGGTCCGCCATATGACGCCGACAACATGTACGGATGGGCCAAACTCATGGCCGAGCTGACGCTGAAAGCCTACTATCGGGAGCGCGGCATGAAGTCGGCCTCCTGCCGGTACTTCACCGTCTATGGGCCCCGCGGGGTGGAGAATCACGCGGTGATCGCCATGATCGCCCGCGCCTTTATCAAGGAAGACCCCTTTGTGGTCTGGGGCACGGGAGAGCAAGTGCGGAACTGGACCTATGTGGATGATATCGTCTCCGGCACGATCCTCGCGGCCGAGCGGATCGATGACGGCACGGCCGTCAATCTTGGGACCACGGAGCGCATCCGCGTCATCGATGCCGCCCAGCAGATTCTTCGCTACACCGGACACGAGGCTCCCATCCGCTTGGCTCCGGAGATGCCCACCGGGCCGTTAAATCGCGTCGCCGATAACCAGCTCGCAAAGCGCTTGCTGGGATGGGCGCCCTGCGTCCCCTTCCACGAAGGGGTCTGCCGCACCATCGACTGGTACTTTGCCGATCGCCAGCGTGACGAAGTTGCAAGCAATCTTCAGAGTCTTCTCACCGAGCGATGAGTTCCGAGACGCGCTGTTCCGTAGTCGGCCTGGGAAAACTCGGAAGTTGTCTCGCTGGGGTGCTGGCGAGCAAAGGGTTTGAGGTGACTGGCGTCGATGTGGACGACGACGTAGTCGCGGCGTTTCACCGAGGAGAAAGCCGATTGAGCGAACCACAGCTCGCTCGCCTGCTCGCTGAGTACCGAACGCATCTTCGGGCGACCGGATCGCATCGCGAAGCTGTCCAAGATTCCGAGGTGACGATGGTGGTCGTGCCGACACCGTCCGAGCCAACCGGTGGTTTCTCGCTGAGCTACGTGCTCGATGCGATGCGCAAGATTGGCCAGGGGATCGCCGCGAAGGCTGACTATCACCTGGTCGTCATCAACAGCACCGTGCTGCCGGGGTCGATGACGGTGGTTCAGCAGGCCCTGGAAGAGTCATCGGGGAAGATGTGCGGGAAAGATTTCGGCGTCTGCTATAACCCCTTGTTTGTCTCGCTCGGGTCCGTGATTCCGAATATCCTCCGGGCGGATTTCATTCTCATCGGGCAATCCGATGAGCCGGCGGGCCGGCGGTTGGAAGCCGTGTATCACCGGATCATGGAGAGTTCGCCGCCGATTGCGCGGATGAATTTCGTCAATGCCGAACTGACGAAACTTGCCGTTAACACGTTTGTTACGACAAAAATCTCATTCGCCAATATGCTTGCGGAAATGTGCGAGCAGCTCCCGGGGGCTGATGTGGACGTGGTGACGCGCGCCCTCGGCCTTGATAGCCGCATCGGCGCCCGCTATCTTCAGGGAGGGGCCAGTTATGGGGGGCCATGTTTTCCGCGCGATAACAAGGCGATCATTTCCCTGGCTCAGCAGCTTCGCTGTGCCCCCCTCATTGCCGAGAGCACCGATCGCTTCAACCACCATCACGCCCAGAGGCTCTGGGGGCGCGTCAGGGAGGTGCTGACACCCGGTGTTGCCGTGGCGGTTCTCGGCTTGGCGTATAAACCCGGCACCGACGTGATCGAAGAATCGTTCGGGATGTTTCTGGCTGCTCAACTGGTTTCAGCAGGCGTTCCCACGATGGTGTTCGATCCGCTACCGGGGGCCATGGAGCAATGTCGCCGACAGCTCGGTGGCAATGTCGCTTATGCAGCCAGCGTGACCGAGAGCTTAGCTGAAGCCGATGTCGTTATTTTCACTATTCCCTGCAAG
Coding sequences within it:
- a CDS encoding PilT/PilU family type 4a pilus ATPase, whose protein sequence is MAVSAKPTMESLLRFVVEQGATDLHLSANLPPHLRLDDRLVPMDYSPLTGDDVRELAYSLLSPDKIERFERWKELDFAFSIEGLARFRANYFIQQGYVGVAIRMLPFRIMTFSELGLPVKVLTDFVTKPKGLILITGATGSGKTTTLAAMVDYLNTNNDYHIVTIEDPIEYTHMSKRSIIDQREVGNDTQSFAQGLKHVLRQDPDIILIGEMRDLETIETALIVAETGHLVLATLHTSDAVQTVNRIVDVFPAHQQNQVRVQLSLELLGVISQQLIPKASGRGRVLAGEVLVVNHAVRSLIREQKIHQIYSVIQTGQKEGMRTMNQSLYELYMNRVISLDDAMGRSTDPDDLMRLVNR
- a CDS encoding UDP-glucose/GDP-mannose dehydrogenase family protein, whose protein sequence is MSSETRCSVVGLGKLGSCLAGVLASKGFEVTGVDVDDDVVAAFHRGESRLSEPQLARLLAEYRTHLRATGSHREAVQDSEVTMVVVPTPSEPTGGFSLSYVLDAMRKIGQGIAAKADYHLVVINSTVLPGSMTVVQQALEESSGKMCGKDFGVCYNPLFVSLGSVIPNILRADFILIGQSDEPAGRRLEAVYHRIMESSPPIARMNFVNAELTKLAVNTFVTTKISFANMLAEMCEQLPGADVDVVTRALGLDSRIGARYLQGGASYGGPCFPRDNKAIISLAQQLRCAPLIAESTDRFNHHHAQRLWGRVREVLTPGVAVAVLGLAYKPGTDVIEESFGMFLAAQLVSAGVPTMVFDPLPGAMEQCRRQLGGNVAYAASVTESLAEADVVIFTIPCKEFGMLTAQDFPVKAPPIAVFDCWRLLTKNLQGAPHVTFLPLGVGETVPALAPSLLSSSATAS
- the tadA gene encoding Flp pilus assembly complex ATPase component TadA yields the protein MLPPRDSAGGGQGSVGSGQSSASAGPISARGSINVSAERTETMTTTSLKERVINVLLARQLVKQEQLDEAFAHQRDHGGSLQKILVERGLVNEGDFIAAVSQGLGIPPISLARLKLDPMLRGLISREMAVQYQLVPVSCIGQTLTIAMADPLNIFALDTISTLTGLSINPLLTNAKEIQDAIDQYYGVGVEETLRDMVQKAESTAETARSADDADPERLLRQTQDAPVVTFTNAIITKAVRMHASDLLIEPRESTVRVRYRVDGVLQDGEAPPKNLHAAIVSRIKVMSELNIAERRLPQDGHFNFRVDERLIDFRVSILPTNFGGNVCLRILDKGEVKLNIDTLGFSARDLERLKECAQHPHGLLLSTGPTGSGKTTTLYSLLKMIDSPSRNLVTVEDPVEFELDGVNQVNVKTDIGLTFARALRSILRQDPDVIMIGEIRDAEAADMAIKSALTGHLVLSTLHTNSAAGSVVRLTNMGMEPFLINSCLMVVVGQRLVRRVCQKCAQTYQPPKGLAARLGLVDEQGEPLSLARGKGCKACFDSGYAGREVIAETMVMSPEIRALVMKRAPEREIETVARSQGMNTLREQGLAKVVAHLTTLDEIFRTTLGEVVGD
- a CDS encoding type II secretion system F family protein — translated: MATFAYVVKDKAGKTHNGTSDAKSRAALIEQLWKREFVILSIRERSSGGSLVKAGSGKVGTDQIVVFSRQLATMVDSGIPISQALDVLADQMDNRVFGQTLKKIQDDIEAGASLSEAIGRHPKIFSDFFVNMVRAGESSGRLDEILDRVASYVEKVSALQKKVSSSLFYPAFVTILAFGITTFLLIYIVPKFRDIFVSLGGKLPLPTMLLLGLSEFMARYVIYEAILLVMAVIGLKVWLGTPAGRWWFDRTILKVPIIGKLMQKVVIARFSRTLATLIKSGVPILGSLEIVAKTSGNKVVEQAVMTARSSIKEGENIADPLGQSKVFPPMVTRMIAVGEKTGELEKMLVKIADFYESEVDAAITGLTSLIEPAVISFLGLVIGGIVVALFMPIFQISTLIH
- a CDS encoding SDR family NAD(P)-dependent oxidoreductase, encoding MWNHRHVLVTGGASFIGSHLVDALVAKGARVRVVDNLSSGKLENLRSHLEQETIEFRQGDLLAPDIAQAAVQGISIVFHLAADHGGRGYVDLHQVACSTNLLLDSQLFRMACEAGVEKVVFASSGCVYPNHLQMDPRQELYLTEEMVGPPYDADNMYGWAKLMAELTLKAYYRERGMKSASCRYFTVYGPRGVENHAVIAMIARAFIKEDPFVVWGTGEQVRNWTYVDDIVSGTILAAERIDDGTAVNLGTTERIRVIDAAQQILRYTGHEAPIRLAPEMPTGPLNRVADNQLAKRLLGWAPCVPFHEGVCRTIDWYFADRQRDEVASNLQSLLTER
- a CDS encoding ATP-binding protein, whose protein sequence is MNKNELIAILNDWNFWRRELETGVPRHQYLASVKRFLDTNQVLTITGPRRAGKSFLMRQAAWALTKDGVRTENILIANFEDPRFPELTIKLLEQLYETYLEFLTPKGPVYLFLDEVQEIDGWERWVRYMHELKKAKLVVSGSNAKLLSRELGTLLTGRHLDVTVFPLSFTEFLAFNGVAVNDRLDLLNKRVEIQGLLRKYLEFGAFPEVSLSQQKQAILLSYFEDLVTKDLLRRFKVRKPQELKALIKHYLSHVATLTTFHSLAKFLKLSPGTVEKFSSYLEQVYLVFFVKRFSFKVREQEKNPRKVYAIDTGLSNTVGFRFSENIGRLAENVVFLHLKRQQVLHPDAELYYWKDLHHREVDFVIKEGTKVKQLIQVCWHVEDARTKDRELRSLVKAMEELKVSRSLVITEEHEAEEQFKGRRIAFTPLWKWLLG
- the tadA gene encoding Flp pilus assembly complex ATPase component TadA, which encodes MISFKQRITEILIEQKLATPEQIESIVNDAVQTKKSFARLLIDRGVVNESKLTELLSKELGLPMISLAKYRIDPNVAKSIPERMARQYRLIALSKFGNRMVVAMADPMNIFAIDDLKVLTQVAIDPVLSPETDILRAIEQIYASPTSLSETPEGETQDVAVTKDDNIDTAVALLLNEAGAVDEAPVVKVINLMVMEAMRRHASDIHLEPMKNLLRVRYRIDGHLMEIHRLPRAVQSPILTRLKIMSGLDITEWRLPQDGRFKVRVDDKEVDFRVSVLPITNGGKVVLRLLDKANLSMGLDYLGFTPASIEQFKMAIKRPYGMILVTGPTGSGKSTTLYSVLNVLASKTKNLITIEDPVEYQIEGVTQMQVNTDIGLTFAGGLRTILRQSPDVVMIGEIRDFETADIAMKASLTGQLVLSTLHTNDAPSAVTRLIDMGVEPFLVASSVSLIQAQRLVRKLCTKCRERVDPPAELLERLKIAPSPEATFYRAKGCRLCRDTGYRGRMGIVEVFPVDERVRELIVARAQSWQIKEHAVKELKMVPLRQDGFHKAEQGLTTLEEVVAVTTEE